A stretch of the Rosa rugosa chromosome 5, drRosRugo1.1, whole genome shotgun sequence genome encodes the following:
- the LOC133710716 gene encoding major strawberry allergen Fra a 1.08-like, whose translation MGVFTYESEFTSVIPPARLFKAFVLDADNLIPKIAPQAVKSAEILEGDGGVGTIKKINLGEGSEYSYVKHQIDGIDKDNFVYKYSMIDGDAISDKIEKISYETKLVASSDGGSVIKSTSNYHTKGDVEIKEEHVKAGKERAAGLFKIIESHLLANPEAYN comes from the coding sequence ATGGGTGTCTTCACTTATGAATCTGAGTTCACCTCTGTCATCCCACCAGCTAGGTTGTTCAAGGCCTTTGTCCTTGACGCCGACAACCTCATCCCCAAGATTGCTCCCCAAGCAGTTAAGAGTGCCGAGATTCTTGAAGGTGATGGAGGTGTTGGAACCATCAAGAAGATCAACCTCGGTGAAGGAAGTGAATACAGCTATGTGAAGCACCAGATTGACGGAATTGACAAAGACAACTTCGTGTACAAATACAGCATGATTGACGGAGACGCTATATCTGACAAAATCGAGAAGATCTCCTATGAGACTAAGTTGGTAGCATCTTCCGATGGAGGCTCTGTCATCAAGAGCACCAGTAACTACCACACCAAGGGTGATGTGGAGATCAAGGAAGAGCATGTCAAGGCTGGAAAAGAAAGAGCCGCTGGTCTATTCAAGATCATCGAGAGCCACCTTCTAGCCAACCCTGAGGCCTACAACTAA
- the LOC133710772 gene encoding major strawberry allergen Fra a 1-3-like, whose product MGVFKYESEFTSVIPPARLFKAFVLDADNLIPKIAPQAVQSAEILEGDGGAGTIKKITFGEGSTYSYVKHRIDGIDKENFVYSYSVIEGAPDSIEKICYETKLVASGSGTVIKSTSEYHVKGDVEIKEEHVKAGKEKASHLFKVIENYLLEHHDAYN is encoded by the exons ATGGGTGTCTTCAAATACGAGTCCGAATTCACCTCTGTTATTCCCCCAGCTAGGTTGTTCAAGGCCTTCGTTCTCGATGCTGACAACCTCATCCCCAAGATTGCACCACAGGCAGTTCAGTCCGCTGAGATCCTTGAaggagatggtggtgctggaaCCATCAAGAAGATCACCTTCGGCGAAG GTAGCACTTACAGCTATGTGAAGCACAGAATTGATGGCATTGACAAGGAGAACTTTGTCTACAGCTACAGTGTGATTGAGGGAGCTCCTGACTCAATCGAGAAGATCTGCTACGAGACTAAGTTGGTGGCATCCGGCAGTGGTACCGTAATCAAGAGCACCAGTGAATACCATGTCAAGGGTGATGTTGAGATCAAGGAAGAGCACGTCAAGGCCGGGAAAGAGAAGGCTTCTCACCTCTTCAAGGTCATTGAGAACTACCTCTTGGAGCACCATGATGCCTACAACTAA